Genomic window (Neodiprion lecontei isolate iyNeoLeco1 chromosome 7, iyNeoLeco1.1, whole genome shotgun sequence):
AATTAACCACGATAATTTTTCCACAGTAGTCCACGCCGGTCATTTTTGGTCAGTTTTaacgtcgttaattttttttatgttctaAGCGACAGTGTTTCGAAAATCCTTCGTTGACTGACCTGAGACAACTTTGTGAAGATAAGTCATCTCGTTTATGCTCTCGTAAGTCAAGCCCCCGAATTTCTCCAGTACTGTATTTATCTCATCGGATAATTTTTCCTGGATATCCTGATTCAGGGCCATTTCGTAGAGGCAATGAGTCGCTGTCGAAGACGAGGTTTCGAATCCACCAACCCAGAAAGCGAAAGCCTGCGCCGCTCCTTCCAGCATCGTGATTTTGTCGCTGGCATTGACTGGGTGGATTTCGTCAAGGTTATGAAATTGGAACTCGAGGGTAAATCAATAGGTCCCATACCTGAGTTCTGGGCCGTTTCCTTGTTGTTGTCGTCTTCGTCGCCCTGTACGTATCCCTTGTTTATGAGTTGCATAGCAAGCTCAAGGAAGTCCTTTCGCACTACATTGTTGGCTGTCCTGTAGTTTACGGTGTCGGTGAACGCGTTTAGGATGAAGTCGGAGGCCCCCTTGTCGAAGAATGGGATCTTCAATATCTGCAGCACTGAGGGACAAAGTGCCATTAACGCATTCTTCAGCGGATTCGGCTCCAAGAACTTTCGTCCCCATGATCGGAACTCCGCATCGGGATCCTCCAGGCTGTTGCAGTCGATCCCGAAAGCCACGGTTGCTATCACATCGGTGGAGAACCTGCATCGAATAACTCCAGCTTTAGTAATCATTGACTCGTTCGCGTTCCTCGAGGTGAGACGATTACCTCGCCATCAGATCCTTGATCTCGACAAGCTCGTTCTGTTTCGCCTCGTAGGCCAGACGCTTGTCGAGGTTGTCAGATATCTCCTTGACGATTGTGAACATGTGCTTTATCTTGCCGGACGTGAACGTCGGCGAGAACTTCACCCTGAGGTGTCGCCACTTTGTTCCACCGGTCAGGAACAGGTTACCCGACATCGGATCGAGCTTCTCGTCACTGAACATTCCGCGGTCTTGGAATCGCGGAAATTCCTTCGTCAGCACGAACCGAAGTATGTCAGGATCGCAGATCACCAGGTTTGGCTTGTGGATAGAGTAGAAACCGAAAATTCGCTTCTTCCTCAGACGGAGATAACCGTCGCGCATCAATTGACCTTGGAACAAGTTACAATGGGATAAAAATTTGGTGTGGATATTTTAAAGCAGGTGTCAGTTTAACACAATTTAGAATGAAACCAGAGGTAGACTAACACGGTTAAAAAATCGCGAAACGTAAAACACAATTCGAATGCGCGgcttttttcacgaaaattttcaaatcgacgGTAGATTTTTTCACACATAGATATGTGATATAATaaagttttatattttcttgataGTTGTTTACTAAACTGCAAGTTATCGCTTGTAACtcgaattttgacaaacttttttACACTCAGTGCGAATATACTTCTCTTCAAATATCATAATCCTTACAGTCGTTGCTCGACTCAAGGTCTACACTTGGGTTAGCGCTGATAAACCTGATTCTGTGTCGTATAAAactaaagaaattttttagttcACTCGTTTCGGAaatggcttttttttttgaacccgtatatagtggataattgaaGTTGgattaagataaaaaaaacaaaagccgaCACAAAAAAGTTATGTTGTTTCTTGAACTATTTGATGCGATATGTGTTATATTTTTGATGCCACGCCAATATAACGTATATCATGTAAGTCTACAACGGTCAAGTTTGGTTCTTTCTCGC
Coding sequences:
- the LOC107221316 gene encoding cytochrome P450 6k1 yields the protein MALFSVNLALQLLGIIIAIVGAAYIHLKHVTYNYWSSRGIAQLEPIPPIGDLWPLLSGKRSIGQLMRDGYLRLRKKRIFGFYSIHKPNLVICDPDILRFVLTKEFPRFQDRGMFSDEKLDPMSGNLFLTGGTKWRHLRVKFSPTFTSGKIKHMFTIVKEISDNLDKRLAYEAKQNELVEIKDLMARFSTDVIATVAFGIDCNSLEDPDAEFRSWGRKFLEPNPLKNALMALCPSVLQILKIPFFDKGASDFILNAFTDTVNYRTANNVVRKDFLELAMQLINKGYVQGDEDDNNKETAQNSVNASDKITMLEGAAQAFAFWVGGFETSSSTATHCLYEMALNQDIQEKLSDEINTVLEKFGGLTYESINEMTYLHKVVSETLRKYPSVAVLNRECNQDTELLDTGLVVEKGTPIIVPVMGIHWDPEIYPDPEKFDPERFTEENISKRHRYAYLAFGEGPRNCIGMRFGYLQTKIGLITLLSKYRFKPGPDTKVPLPADTGNFLHMPLGGVILRVEERY